The following coding sequences lie in one Papaver somniferum cultivar HN1 unplaced genomic scaffold, ASM357369v1 unplaced-scaffold_52, whole genome shotgun sequence genomic window:
- the LOC113343021 gene encoding uncharacterized protein LOC113343021, producing MGDPVDPNHIVAPSKILTYADRLKGRKELPKTSVDLSSLPNPTLKDGKPSIEIPNELYLEGCALWKFSLIGRLDFKELNFSDVKKNLELQWQLGEGRVHFVPLNRGFFIIKLLSQEDKVMILQAEQWVVAQQKLTLMEWFPSFDADKQRSSRSTVWVKFPGLPMEFWIEKTLLAMGKTLGSPIVVDKRTLAHEYGHFASVLIDIDFAELKSDDINVTVGEPLLGIQMGNVGRK from the exons ATGGGAGATCCTGTTGATCCAAATCATATAGTTGCGCCTTCTAAGATTTTAACATATGCAGATAGACTCAAGGGTAGGAAAGAGCTTCCTAAAACCTCCGTGGATCTTTCTTCTCTGCCAAACCCTACTTTGAAAGATGGAAAACCTTCTATTGAGATTCCTAATGAGTTATATCTGGAAGGATGTGCGTTATGGAAGTTTAGTCTTATTGGAAGGTTAGACTTCAAAGAACTTAACTTTTCTGACGTTAAAAAAAACCTAGAACTTCAATGGCAGCTGGGTGAAGGCCGGGTTCACTTTGTTCCGTTGAATAGAggtttcttcatcatcaagttATTGTCGCAGGAGGATAAAGTGATGATTTTACAGGCTGAACAATGGGTTGTTGCTCAACAGAAACTAACTCTCATGGAATGGTTTCCTAGTTTTGATGCTGACAAACAAAGATCTTCACGTTCCACAGTTTGGGTCAAGTTTCCTGGGCTTCCAATGGAATTCTGGATTGAAAAAACTTTACTTGCAATGGGGAAAACTCTAGGatctcctattgtggttgataaaaGAACGTTGGCACATGAGTATGGACACTTTGCTTCGGTCctcattgatattgattttgctgAGCTCAAATCTGATGATATTAATGTCACTGTGGGAGAAC CATTATTGGGCATTCAGATGGGGAATGTAGGAAGAAAATAA